One window from the genome of Pseudanabaena yagii GIHE-NHR1 encodes:
- the groES gene encoding co-chaperone GroES: protein MATTTLNVTTVKPLADRVFIKVSAKEEKTAGGIFLPETAKEKPQVGEIAAVGPGKLDDKGVRQALEVKVGDKVLYSKYAGTDIKLGSDEYVLLAEKDILAIVS from the coding sequence ATGGCAACAACCACATTAAACGTAACAACTGTAAAGCCTTTAGCCGATCGCGTGTTTATCAAAGTAAGCGCTAAAGAAGAAAAGACTGCAGGTGGTATTTTCCTACCTGAGACCGCAAAAGAAAAGCCCCAAGTTGGCGAAATTGCAGCAGTAGGTCCTGGCAAACTTGATGACAAAGGTGTTCGCCAAGCCCTCGAAGTTAAAGTTGGAGACAAAGTTCTTTACTCCAAATATGCTGGCACTGACATCAAACTCGGCTCTGATGAGTATGTATTGCTAGCTGAAAAAGATATTTTAGCGATCGTTTCATAG
- the groL gene encoding chaperonin GroEL (60 kDa chaperone family; promotes refolding of misfolded polypeptides especially under stressful conditions; forms two stacked rings of heptamers to form a barrel-shaped 14mer; ends can be capped by GroES; misfolded proteins enter the barrel where they are refolded when GroES binds), whose product MSKKIIYNEDARRALERGMDILAESVAVTLGPKGRNVVLEKKFGSPQIVNDGVTIAKEIELEDNVENTGVALIRQAASKTNDAAGDGTTTATVLAHAIVKEGLRNVAAGANSIALKRGIDKATAFLVGKIKEHAKPIEDSKAIAQVGTISAGNDEEVGAMIAQAMDKVGKEGVISLEEGKSMVTELEVTEGMRFDKGYISPYFVTDAERMEASFEEPLLLITDKKIALVQELVPVLEQVARAGRPLIIIAEDIEKEALATLVVNRLRGVLNVAAIKAPGFGDRRKAMLEDLAILTGAQVITEDAGLRLDSVKIDQLGKSRRVIITKDSTTIVADGNEAAVKTRVEQIRRQIEETESSYDKEKLQERLAKLSGGVAVIKVGAATETEMKDRKLRLEDAINATKAAVEEGIVPGGGTTLAHLSPELFTWANANLTGEELTGAIIVSKSLAAPVKRIAQNAGFNGAVIAENVREKSFNIGFNAATGEFEDMFEAGIVDPAKVTRSALQNAASIAGMILTTECIIVDKPEDKGAGAGGAMGAGGDFDY is encoded by the coding sequence ATGTCTAAGAAAATCATTTACAACGAAGATGCACGTCGCGCCCTTGAGCGTGGTATGGATATTTTGGCGGAGTCCGTTGCTGTGACTCTTGGTCCTAAGGGTCGTAACGTAGTTCTTGAGAAGAAGTTTGGTTCTCCTCAAATCGTTAATGATGGTGTCACCATTGCTAAGGAAATTGAACTAGAAGATAACGTTGAAAATACTGGTGTAGCTTTGATTCGTCAAGCTGCTTCTAAGACTAACGATGCTGCTGGTGATGGAACCACAACCGCAACCGTATTGGCTCATGCCATTGTTAAGGAAGGTCTGCGTAACGTAGCGGCTGGTGCTAACTCGATCGCTCTTAAGCGCGGTATCGATAAGGCAACTGCCTTCTTGGTTGGCAAGATCAAAGAACATGCTAAGCCCATCGAAGATTCTAAGGCGATCGCTCAAGTTGGAACCATCTCTGCTGGTAATGACGAAGAAGTCGGCGCAATGATCGCCCAAGCGATGGACAAGGTTGGTAAGGAAGGCGTGATTTCCCTTGAAGAAGGCAAGTCTATGGTAACTGAACTCGAAGTTACCGAAGGTATGCGCTTTGATAAGGGCTATATCTCTCCTTACTTCGTTACCGATGCTGAGCGTATGGAAGCTTCCTTTGAAGAACCCTTGCTCTTGATCACCGACAAGAAGATTGCCCTCGTGCAAGAACTAGTACCTGTACTTGAGCAAGTTGCCCGTGCTGGCCGTCCTTTGATCATCATTGCTGAAGATATCGAGAAAGAAGCTCTAGCAACCCTCGTCGTCAACCGTCTCCGTGGCGTTCTCAACGTTGCTGCCATCAAGGCTCCTGGATTTGGTGATCGCCGCAAGGCAATGCTCGAAGACTTGGCAATCCTCACAGGCGCTCAAGTCATCACTGAAGATGCTGGTCTCCGTCTTGATTCCGTCAAGATTGATCAACTCGGTAAGTCTCGCCGCGTAATCATCACCAAGGACAGCACCACCATTGTTGCTGACGGTAACGAAGCCGCAGTTAAGACCCGTGTTGAGCAAATCCGTCGTCAAATCGAAGAAACTGAATCTTCCTACGACAAGGAAAAACTCCAAGAGCGTTTGGCTAAGCTCTCTGGTGGTGTAGCAGTGATCAAGGTTGGTGCTGCAACTGAAACCGAAATGAAGGATCGTAAGCTCCGTCTCGAAGATGCAATCAACGCAACCAAGGCTGCTGTAGAAGAAGGTATTGTCCCCGGTGGTGGTACAACCTTGGCTCACCTCTCTCCTGAACTCTTCACTTGGGCAAATGCTAACTTGACTGGCGAAGAGTTGACTGGTGCAATTATTGTTTCTAAGTCTTTAGCGGCTCCTGTTAAGCGCATCGCTCAAAACGCAGGCTTTAACGGCGCGGTAATTGCTGAAAATGTACGTGAAAAGTCGTTCAATATTGGCTTCAATGCTGCTACTGGCGAATTTGAAGATATGTTTGAGGCTGGTATTGTTGACCCTGCGAAGGTGACTCGTTCTGCGCTACAAAACGCAGCATCGATCGCTGGCATGATCCTCACCACCGAGTGTATCATCGTTGACAAGCCTGAAGATAAGGGCGCTGGTGCTGGTGGCGCAATGGGCGCTGGCGGCGACTTCGACTACTAA
- a CDS encoding O-antigen ligase family protein, with translation MFWKPTEEQKLQLEWKWLQSIAIFLPVSNVFMPFFAALLALLVSFRYGWKAIATPVTRAYFGLSVWMILTTIIAFNFGTAAGGLANFLPYFLLAATTSFIIRTPTQFVQILWLLVFSSIFVSGFGILQAIINRPDWIFPKVFFDSYPIPMGFSPDRRIQSIFGHFNEAAVYLLTIIPITFHFAVGKVKSISKAQKWIALIALSLAICVLILTSSRNAWVLAILGFVAISLYYRQWKLVGGFGLAMLLIAWAVFGQKFGLGGEWLRSLLPEGFVNRLTSTVDPKLGDYASTADRLNAWQFALSLISQHPIQGWGLRNFPLIAQSIGYDLRGLPHEHNFFMAIAVGSGIPALLGFVTIIIWTIWTSLRSVLAQQTEGTIVIVAISIILCLLSGWLDIVFYEPRISILLWLLLGSMYGLAKSSQLTQIDEVSRSNPQS, from the coding sequence ATGTTTTGGAAACCGACGGAAGAACAAAAATTGCAGTTGGAGTGGAAATGGCTACAAAGTATTGCGATTTTCCTGCCAGTTAGTAATGTATTTATGCCATTTTTTGCAGCATTATTGGCTTTACTCGTTTCATTTCGTTATGGCTGGAAAGCGATCGCCACACCTGTCACTCGTGCATATTTTGGTTTGTCAGTATGGATGATCTTGACGACGATTATTGCTTTTAATTTTGGTACTGCTGCGGGTGGTCTAGCGAACTTTTTACCCTATTTTCTATTAGCAGCTACTACTAGTTTTATCATCCGTACACCTACTCAATTTGTGCAGATTTTGTGGCTGTTAGTATTCAGCTCCATTTTTGTGAGTGGATTTGGGATTTTGCAAGCAATTATTAATCGACCAGATTGGATCTTTCCTAAGGTGTTTTTTGATAGTTATCCGATCCCTATGGGCTTTAGTCCCGATCGCCGCATTCAATCTATTTTTGGACATTTTAATGAAGCCGCCGTTTATTTATTAACAATTATTCCGATCACTTTTCATTTTGCTGTTGGTAAAGTAAAAAGTATTTCTAAAGCTCAAAAGTGGATTGCCTTAATTGCGCTTTCTTTGGCGATCTGTGTTCTCATTCTCACGAGTTCCCGTAATGCTTGGGTCTTAGCGATCTTGGGATTTGTGGCGATCTCGTTATATTATCGCCAGTGGAAACTCGTGGGGGGATTTGGCTTAGCGATGTTGTTAATTGCTTGGGCGGTATTTGGTCAGAAATTTGGGTTGGGCGGGGAATGGTTGCGATCGCTTTTACCAGAAGGATTTGTCAATCGTTTGACTAGTACCGTCGATCCGAAATTAGGAGACTACGCATCGACAGCCGATCGCCTGAATGCTTGGCAATTTGCGCTCTCATTAATTTCTCAGCATCCGATTCAAGGTTGGGGTTTACGAAATTTTCCATTAATCGCGCAGTCTATAGGTTATGATTTGCGCGGCTTGCCCCATGAGCATAATTTTTTCATGGCGATCGCCGTGGGTTCTGGGATTCCAGCATTATTAGGGTTTGTTACGATTATTATCTGGACAATCTGGACATCGCTGAGATCAGTACTTGCTCAACAGACTGAAGGAACGATAGTCATTGTTGCCATCAGCATTATTTTATGTTTACTATCGGGCTGGTTAGACATAGTATTTTATGAACCCCGCATTAGTATATTGCTGTGGTTATTACTCGGCAGTATGTATGGATTAGCAAAATCATCACAACTTACTCAAATAGATGAAGTTTCAAGGTCAAATCCCCAATCATGA
- a CDS encoding EAL domain-containing protein translates to MENEFDPSATAHVDLQLEEVFPEIRLQADKFELWFQPVYELATGKVLHNEVLVRWRDAQGNLRQPQELLMALQDTQLLYQLDRIVVEKSIQVLAQQPKVTVSINLSDEIFADQKFPYQLHQWLSKYSVAAKRISFEVGESILCQTQPQAIAFITELKMIGCSIVIDDFTGKYFSLLQLQELPISMIKLDRSFARQPLDPEQHKRAKAIAYISKVFQKPCIIKGIDDKYSLKFANDLGVKGVQGYSLSQPQDNPKTFGSIGLLISRIVASAIALLILLYIFKSLMGIDLFKDRHAWEVISDFFESIFGGK, encoded by the coding sequence ATGGAAAATGAATTTGATCCCTCCGCGACCGCTCATGTCGATCTTCAGCTAGAAGAAGTATTTCCAGAGATACGGTTGCAAGCAGATAAGTTTGAGTTATGGTTTCAACCTGTCTATGAACTAGCAACGGGGAAGGTTTTACATAATGAGGTGCTAGTACGCTGGCGGGACGCTCAAGGAAATCTCCGTCAACCGCAAGAATTGTTAATGGCGCTCCAAGACACTCAGTTGCTCTACCAGTTAGATCGGATTGTGGTTGAAAAATCCATTCAAGTCTTAGCCCAACAGCCTAAAGTAACGGTTTCGATCAATTTATCTGACGAAATTTTTGCCGATCAGAAATTTCCGTATCAACTTCACCAATGGCTGAGTAAATACAGTGTTGCCGCTAAACGCATTAGTTTTGAAGTTGGGGAATCAATACTTTGTCAAACGCAACCACAGGCGATCGCTTTTATCACAGAACTAAAAATGATCGGTTGCTCGATTGTAATTGATGACTTTACTGGCAAATATTTTTCCTTGTTACAACTTCAAGAGCTACCGATCTCGATGATTAAGTTAGATCGTAGCTTTGCTCGACAGCCTTTAGATCCAGAACAGCATAAACGAGCTAAGGCGATCGCCTACATCAGCAAAGTCTTTCAAAAACCTTGCATTATCAAAGGTATTGATGATAAATACTCTTTGAAATTTGCTAACGATCTGGGGGTAAAGGGTGTGCAGGGCTATTCCCTCAGTCAACCGCAAGATAATCCCAAAACCTTTGGCTCGATTGGCTTACTGATCTCTAGAATTGTTGCCAGTGCGATCGCACTGTTAATTTTGTTATACATTTTCAAGAGCCTCATGGGGATCGATCTTTTCAAAGATCGTCATGCATGGGAAGTGATCTCAGATTTTTTTGAATCCATCTTTGGCGGTAAGTAA